The following proteins are co-located in the Verrucomicrobiota bacterium genome:
- a CDS encoding type II toxin-antitoxin system VapC family toxin, whose translation MTAEEVYVDPSGLARLYIHQAGSREISAWRAKIGDALPVTHHGRTEVINAICRCAFLGHLNEQGLAEALADLADDFANGRLRQADILWRAALNRAAELSRNHTPKLGTRSLDVLHVACALELKVRHFLTFDERQQKLAAAAGLKLVRC comes from the coding sequence GTGACCGCTGAGGAGGTTTATGTGGATCCCAGTGGGCTGGCGCGCTTGTATATCCATCAGGCTGGTTCCCGCGAAATCTCCGCTTGGCGGGCGAAAATCGGCGACGCGCTGCCGGTGACGCATCACGGCCGGACCGAAGTGATCAACGCTATCTGCCGGTGCGCCTTCCTCGGGCACCTCAACGAACAGGGCTTGGCGGAAGCCCTGGCGGATTTGGCCGACGACTTTGCGAACGGGCGCCTTCGTCAAGCGGACATTTTGTGGCGAGCGGCATTGAATCGCGCCGCAGAATTGAGCCGGAACCACACGCCGAAACTGGGGACGCGTTCGCTGGACGTCCTGCATGTCGCCTGCGCGCTGGAACTCAAAGTCCGCCACTTTTTGACCTTTGATGAACGGCAGCAGAAGCTGGCGGCCGCCGCGGGTTTGAAGCTGGTTCGTTGCTGA
- a CDS encoding type II toxin-antitoxin system Phd/YefM family antitoxin has protein sequence MSAHTATIRELRTDFRSVKKKIEQHGEIVITDHGAPAYVLKAVISQPPKRRRPLDYYARLLKRQPKPMPAEETRRFWEEERGDR, from the coding sequence ATGAGCGCCCATACCGCGACCATCCGGGAATTGCGGACCGACTTTCGTTCCGTGAAAAAGAAGATCGAACAGCACGGCGAGATCGTGATCACCGATCACGGTGCGCCAGCTTATGTGCTGAAAGCCGTAATCTCTCAACCCCCGAAGCGCCGACGCCCGCTGGATTACTACGCGCGCCTATTGAAGCGTCAGCCGAAGCCGATGCCCGCGGAGGAGACTCGGCGGTTTTGGGAGGAGGAACGCGGTGACCGCTGA